The following coding sequences lie in one Strix aluco isolate bStrAlu1 chromosome 34, bStrAlu1.hap1, whole genome shotgun sequence genomic window:
- the LOC141917140 gene encoding olfactory receptor 14A16-like, whose protein sequence is MSNRSFVTEFLLLAFADRRELQLLHFWLFLGIHLAALLGNGLIITAIACDHHLHTPMYFFLLNLSLLDLGSISTTLPKAMDNSLWDNRHISYTGCAAQVFCFLFFIGAEYSLLTIMSYDRYVAICKPLHYETLLGSRACVHMAAAAWGTGFLYAVLHTANTFSLPLCQGNTLDQFFCEIPQILKLSCSRSYLRELGLIMVSACLAFGCFVFIVLSYMQIFRAVLRIPSEQGRHKAFSTCLPHLAVVSLFISTGMVAYLKPPSISSPSLDLVVSFLYSVVPPAVNPLIYSMRNQDIKHALRKLYGCTLLRHE, encoded by the coding sequence ATGTCCAACAGAAGTTTTGtaactgagttcctcctcctggcatttgcagacagacgggagctgcagctcttgcacttctggctcttcctgggcatccacctggctgccctcctgggcaacggcctcatcatcaccgccatcgcctgtgaccaccacctgcacacccccatgtacttcttcctcctcaacctctccctcctcgacctgggatccatctccaccactctccccaaagccatggacaattccctctgggacaacaggcACATCTCCTACACAGGATGTGCTGCCCAAGTCTTTTGCTTCCTCTTCTTTATTGGAGCAGAGTattctctcctcaccatcatgtcctatgaccgctacgttgccatctgcaaacccctgcactacgagaccctcctgggcagcagagcttgtgtccacatggcagcagctgcctggggcactgggtttctctatgctgtgctgcacacggccaacacattttcactacctcTCTGCCAAGGCAACACcttggaccagttcttctgtgaaatcccccagatcctcaagctctcctgctcacgcTCCTACCTCAGGGAGCTTGGGCTTATCATGGTTAGTGCCTGTTTagcttttggatgttttgttttcattgtgctGTCCTACatgcagatcttcagggctgtgctgaggatcccctctgagcagggccggcacaaagccttttccacgtgcctccctcacctggccgtggtctccctctttatcagcactggcATGGTTGCCTACCTGAAACCCCCCTctatctcctccccatccctggacctggtggtgtcatttTTGTACTCAGTGGtacctccagcagtgaaccccctcatttacagcatgaggaaccaggataTCAAGCATGCCCTGAGGAAATTATATGGATGCACATTACTCCGCCATGAATAA
- the LOC141917131 gene encoding LOW QUALITY PROTEIN: olfactory receptor 6E1-like (The sequence of the model RefSeq protein was modified relative to this genomic sequence to represent the inferred CDS: inserted 3 bases in 3 codons), with the protein MEQIQQQQRRCFAQSYLYFALGCTELVLLAVMSFDRCVALCQPSCYAAIMKPQLCIHLAPAXWVMDITLSSYRLLLLXPLTCCGSNKIHHFFSDNCPLFKLSCSDSSLLWKTDSGLISVGRLAPLCLTLAFYMRILFCILHLPAASGRKKAFPTCSSHLTTLAIAYGSCIALYVHXSEDVSLETNRSVALLNTALYPFLNPLIYRLRNKTVILALNEAIARVTLQLFP; encoded by the exons ATGGAACAGATCCAGCAGCAACAAAGGAGGTGCTTTGCCCAGTCCTATTTGTATTTTGCCCTGGGCTGTACAGAGTTGGTTCTCCTTGCTGTCATGTCCTTTGACCGCTGTgttgctctctgccagccttCGTGTTACGCCGCCATCATGAAGCCTCAGCTCTGCATCcacctggctcctg gctgggtcATGGACATCACACTCTCGAGTTACCGTCTACTCCTCC TACCACTGACTTGCTGTGGCTCCAACAAGATCCACCATTTCTTCTCTGATAACTGCCCCTTATTCAAGTTGTCCTGCTctgacagcagcctgctgtggaaaacagactctggTTTAATATCAGTTGGCCGACTGGCTCCCTTATGTTTAACTCTGGCATTTTACATGCGCATCCTTTTCTGTATTCTacaccttccagcagcctctgggaggaaaaaagcttttcctacGTGTTCTTCCCATCTCACCACCTTGGCCATTGCATATGGGAGCTGCATTGCTCTCTACGTGC CTTCAGAAGATGTTTCCTTGGAGACAAACAGATCTGTAGCTTTGCTGAACACTGCCCTGTACCCATTCTTAAATCCGCTCATCTACAGACTTAGAAACAAGACGGTGATCCTGGCCCTGAACGAAGCCATTGCCCGTGTGACACTACAGCTTTTCCCCTAA